The proteins below are encoded in one region of Streptomyces cyanogenus:
- the pyk gene encoding pyruvate kinase: MRRAKIVCTLGPATDSYDQIKALVEAGMDVARFNLSHGTHAEHEERYQRVRKAADETGRSVGILADLQGPKIRLGRFTEGPVLLERGDTFTITVEDGAEGDRHQCGTTYAGLAADVTPGERILVDDGKVCLEVTAVDGPRVRTRVLEGGVVSDHKGLNLPGVAVSVPALSEKDRDDLRWALRTGFDVIALSFVRSGDDAADVHRIMADEGRRLPVIAKIEKPQAVQNLDGIVAAFDGLMVARGDLGVEMPLEQVPIVQKRAVTLARRNAKPVIVATQMLDSMIDNSRPTRAEASDVANAVLDGTDAVMLSGETSVGKYPVETVRTMAKIVAAAEEDMLAGGLPPLTERTKPRTQGGAVARAAAEMGDFLGARFLVAFTQSGDTARRLSRYRSPIPLLAFTPEPATRSQLSLTWGTETFLGPHADSTDAMVDQVDELLLKYGRCEKGDIVVITAGSPPGVSGSTNMVRVHHIGEDDSPK, from the coding sequence ATGCGCCGAGCAAAGATCGTCTGTACATTGGGGCCCGCCACCGACTCGTACGACCAGATCAAGGCACTGGTCGAAGCCGGAATGGACGTCGCCCGCTTCAACCTCAGCCACGGCACGCACGCCGAGCACGAGGAGCGTTACCAGCGCGTGCGAAAGGCGGCCGACGAAACCGGCCGCAGCGTCGGAATCCTCGCCGACCTTCAGGGTCCGAAGATCCGGCTCGGCCGTTTCACCGAAGGACCGGTACTCCTTGAACGCGGCGACACCTTCACCATCACCGTGGAGGACGGCGCCGAGGGCGACCGCCACCAGTGCGGCACCACCTACGCGGGCCTCGCCGCCGACGTCACGCCCGGCGAGCGCATCCTCGTGGACGACGGCAAGGTCTGCCTGGAGGTCACCGCCGTCGACGGCCCCCGCGTGCGCACCCGGGTACTCGAAGGCGGCGTCGTCTCCGACCACAAAGGCCTGAACCTGCCCGGCGTCGCCGTCTCCGTCCCCGCCCTCTCCGAAAAGGACCGGGACGACCTGCGCTGGGCGCTGCGCACGGGATTCGACGTGATCGCCCTCTCCTTCGTCCGCAGCGGCGACGACGCCGCGGACGTGCACCGGATCATGGCCGACGAAGGCCGCCGCCTCCCGGTGATCGCCAAGATCGAGAAGCCACAGGCGGTACAGAACCTCGACGGCATCGTCGCCGCCTTCGACGGCCTGATGGTCGCCCGCGGCGACCTGGGCGTCGAGATGCCGCTGGAGCAGGTACCGATCGTCCAGAAGCGCGCCGTCACACTCGCCAGGCGCAACGCCAAGCCGGTGATCGTCGCCACCCAGATGCTCGACTCGATGATCGACAACTCCCGCCCCACCCGCGCCGAGGCCTCCGACGTCGCCAACGCGGTCCTCGACGGCACCGACGCGGTGATGCTCTCCGGCGAGACCAGCGTCGGCAAGTACCCGGTCGAGACCGTGCGCACCATGGCGAAGATCGTCGCGGCGGCCGAGGAGGACATGCTGGCGGGTGGCCTGCCACCACTGACCGAACGGACCAAGCCGCGCACCCAGGGCGGAGCCGTCGCCCGGGCCGCCGCCGAGATGGGCGACTTCCTCGGCGCGAGGTTCCTGGTGGCGTTCACACAGTCGGGCGACACCGCCCGCCGCCTCTCCCGCTACCGCTCCCCGATCCCCCTCCTCGCCTTCACCCCGGAGCCGGCCACCCGCTCCCAGCTCAGCCTCACCTGGGGCACGGAGACCTTCCTCGGCCCGCACGCGGACTCCACCGACGCCATGGTGGACCAGGTGGACGAGCTGCTGCTGAAGTACGGCCGCTGCGAGAAGGGCGACATCGTGGTGATCACGGCAGGCTCCCCGCCCGGCGTCTCGGGCTCCACCAACATGGTCAGGGTCCACCACATCGGCGAGGACGACAGCCCGAAGTGA
- a CDS encoding branched-chain amino acid ABC transporter permease produces MTTQTTAPDTPGARKADTPSGLLPLPEKAARALALGGSVLTIVSTFLAWTWTSAFPGDLTVYGYPGGLQVLVLIGAALASLFALASYGLRGLNWLVPAGPDAALKFATLATFATAWYTVIAISTDLGGVVNLEPGGYLVAVASLAALAGALALPFQRPQPDPIDPDDTGWEKFKHGAAHNWETTKAVFSAGSPRPVGSLPSYAEILVIVAMLALGLVVFTYGIGTEYDELFIGFLITAGLGFAALNKAGVIAHASQIASRHTNITICGAFVAAALFPFTQTNDQYATLGVYILIFATVALGLNIVVGLAGLLDLGYVAFLGVGAYAAALVSGSPSSPFDVHFPFWAAVLVGAAASLVFGVLIGAPTLRLRGDYLAIVTLGFGEIFRITANNLDGTSGPDLTNGSNGISSIPNLDVLGFDFGAQHDMGGFTIGRFANYFFLMLIITAIVVLVFRRSGNSRIGRAWVAIREDETAALAMGINGFRVKLIAFAVGASLAGLAGTVQAHVTYTVTPEQYLFAGPIPPNSAFLLAAVVLGGMGTISGPLIGAALLFLIPNKLQFLGNYQLFAFGLALILLMRFRPEGLIPNRRRQLEFHEEAEAPTLLTKAGA; encoded by the coding sequence ATGACCACACAGACCACCGCACCCGACACCCCCGGCGCCCGCAAGGCCGACACCCCGTCCGGCCTGCTGCCCCTGCCGGAGAAGGCCGCCCGCGCCCTCGCCCTCGGCGGCAGCGTCCTGACGATCGTCTCCACGTTCCTCGCCTGGACCTGGACCTCCGCATTCCCCGGCGACCTCACCGTCTACGGCTACCCGGGCGGCCTGCAGGTCCTCGTCCTCATCGGCGCGGCCCTCGCCAGCCTCTTCGCACTGGCCTCCTACGGCCTGCGGGGCCTGAACTGGCTGGTGCCCGCCGGCCCCGACGCGGCCCTGAAGTTCGCCACCCTCGCCACCTTCGCCACCGCCTGGTACACGGTCATCGCCATCAGCACCGATCTCGGCGGAGTCGTCAACCTCGAACCCGGTGGCTACCTCGTCGCCGTCGCCAGCCTCGCCGCCCTCGCCGGCGCCCTGGCCCTGCCCTTCCAGCGGCCCCAGCCCGACCCGATCGACCCCGACGACACCGGCTGGGAGAAGTTCAAGCACGGCGCCGCACACAACTGGGAGACCACCAAGGCGGTCTTCAGCGCCGGCTCCCCCCGGCCCGTGGGCTCGCTCCCGTCGTACGCCGAGATCCTCGTCATCGTCGCGATGCTCGCACTCGGCCTCGTCGTCTTCACCTACGGCATCGGCACCGAGTACGACGAGCTGTTCATCGGCTTCCTCATCACTGCCGGCCTCGGCTTCGCCGCCCTCAACAAGGCCGGTGTGATCGCCCACGCCTCACAGATCGCCTCCCGGCACACGAACATCACCATCTGCGGCGCCTTCGTCGCGGCGGCACTGTTCCCCTTCACCCAGACCAACGACCAGTACGCGACCCTCGGCGTCTACATCCTGATCTTCGCCACCGTCGCCCTCGGCCTGAACATCGTCGTCGGCCTCGCCGGCCTCCTCGACCTCGGATACGTCGCCTTCCTCGGCGTCGGCGCCTACGCGGCGGCCCTGGTCTCCGGCTCCCCGAGCTCCCCGTTCGACGTGCACTTCCCCTTCTGGGCCGCGGTCCTCGTCGGCGCCGCCGCCTCCCTCGTCTTCGGTGTACTCATCGGCGCCCCGACCCTGCGGCTGCGCGGCGACTACCTCGCCATCGTCACCCTCGGCTTCGGTGAGATCTTCCGCATCACCGCGAACAACCTCGACGGCACCTCCGGACCCGACCTCACCAACGGCTCCAACGGCATCAGCTCCATCCCCAACCTCGACGTCCTCGGCTTCGACTTCGGCGCCCAGCACGACATGGGCGGCTTCACCATCGGCCGGTTCGCCAACTACTTCTTCCTGATGCTGATCATCACCGCGATCGTGGTGCTGGTCTTCCGCCGCAGCGGCAACTCCCGCATCGGACGCGCCTGGGTGGCCATCCGCGAGGACGAGACCGCCGCCCTCGCCATGGGCATCAACGGCTTCCGGGTCAAGCTCATCGCCTTCGCCGTCGGCGCCTCGCTCGCCGGCCTCGCCGGCACCGTCCAGGCCCACGTCACCTACACCGTGACCCCCGAGCAGTACCTGTTCGCCGGTCCCATCCCGCCCAACTCCGCCTTCCTGCTCGCCGCGGTCGTCCTCGGCGGCATGGGCACCATCAGCGGCCCGCTGATCGGCGCAGCCCTGCTCTTCCTCATCCCGAACAAGCTCCAGTTCCTCGGCAACTACCAGCTCTTCGCCTTCGGCCTCGCACTCATCCTGCTGATGCGGTTCCGCCCCGAGGGCCTCATCCCCAACCGGCGCCGCCAGCTCGAATTCCACGAAGAGGCGGAAGCACCCACCCTCCTGACGAAGGCGGGGGCCTGA
- a CDS encoding ANTAR domain-containing response regulator translates to MTAESPQPVDAPDDDKSHVPPLTTRVVIAEDEALIRLDLKEMLEEEGYTVVGEAGDGEQAVELAREHKPDLVILDVKMPKLDGISAAEKIAEESIAPVLMLTAFSQRDLVERARDAGAMAYLVKPFSKSDVVPAIEMAVSRFTELKQLEKEVADLTQRLETRKLVDRAKSILQTEYGLTEPAAFRWIQKTSMDRRMSMQQVAEAVIADSEEKKAAKKD, encoded by the coding sequence GTGACCGCCGAGTCGCCCCAGCCCGTAGACGCGCCCGACGACGACAAGTCGCACGTGCCTCCGCTGACGACCCGTGTCGTCATCGCCGAGGACGAGGCCCTGATCCGGCTCGACCTGAAGGAGATGCTGGAAGAGGAGGGGTACACGGTCGTCGGCGAGGCCGGGGACGGCGAGCAGGCCGTCGAGCTGGCCCGCGAGCACAAGCCGGACCTGGTCATCCTGGACGTGAAGATGCCCAAGCTGGACGGCATCTCCGCGGCCGAGAAGATCGCCGAGGAGTCCATCGCGCCGGTCCTGATGCTCACCGCCTTCTCGCAGCGCGACCTCGTCGAGCGCGCCCGGGACGCCGGCGCCATGGCGTACCTGGTCAAGCCCTTCAGCAAGAGCGACGTCGTGCCGGCGATCGAGATGGCCGTCTCCCGGTTCACCGAGCTGAAGCAGCTGGAGAAGGAGGTCGCCGACCTCACCCAGCGGCTGGAGACCCGCAAGCTGGTCGACCGCGCGAAGTCCATCCTGCAGACGGAGTACGGCCTGACCGAGCCGGCCGCCTTCCGTTGGATCCAGAAGACCTCCATGGACCGCCGCATGTCGATGCAGCAGGTCGCGGAGGCGGTCATCGCGGACAGCGAGGAGAAGAAGGCCGCCAAGAAGGACTGA
- a CDS encoding branched-chain amino acid ABC transporter permease, whose protein sequence is MNELPQQLVNGLLLGSMYGLVAIGYTMVYGIVQLINFAHGEIFMTGAFGALTVWLWLPGGTTMWIALPLMIVGAVIVAVAIAVGAERFAYRPLRNAPRLAPLITAIGLSLALQQAVWAWYPEAKSARTFPQIEGGPFEIGSVTIQTGDIFLVVAAPISMAVLAWFVMKTRTGRGMQATAQDPDTAKLMGVNTDRIIVIAFALGAAFAAVGAVAYGLKYGEINFRMGFILGLKAFTAAVLGGIGNIYGAMIGGVVLGVAETLATAYIADIPGMDKFGSQSWADVWAFVLLILVLLFRPQGLLGERVADRA, encoded by the coding sequence GTGAACGAACTGCCGCAGCAGCTGGTCAACGGCCTGCTACTAGGATCCATGTACGGGCTGGTCGCCATCGGCTACACAATGGTCTACGGCATTGTCCAGCTCATCAACTTCGCCCACGGCGAGATCTTCATGACGGGCGCGTTCGGCGCTCTCACTGTCTGGCTCTGGCTCCCCGGCGGCACCACCATGTGGATCGCGCTGCCGCTGATGATCGTCGGCGCCGTGATCGTCGCGGTCGCCATCGCCGTCGGAGCGGAACGATTCGCCTACCGGCCCCTCCGCAACGCCCCACGCCTCGCCCCTCTGATCACCGCCATCGGCCTCTCCCTGGCGCTGCAGCAGGCCGTGTGGGCCTGGTACCCGGAGGCGAAGTCCGCGCGCACCTTCCCGCAGATCGAAGGCGGCCCCTTCGAGATCGGCAGCGTCACCATCCAGACCGGTGACATCTTCCTCGTCGTCGCCGCCCCCATCAGCATGGCGGTCCTCGCCTGGTTCGTGATGAAGACCCGCACCGGCCGCGGCATGCAGGCCACCGCACAGGATCCGGACACCGCGAAGCTGATGGGCGTCAACACCGACCGCATCATCGTGATCGCGTTCGCACTCGGCGCCGCGTTCGCCGCCGTCGGAGCCGTCGCCTACGGCCTGAAGTACGGCGAGATCAACTTCCGGATGGGCTTCATCCTCGGTCTGAAGGCGTTCACCGCAGCCGTCCTCGGCGGCATCGGCAACATCTACGGAGCCATGATCGGCGGCGTGGTCCTCGGCGTGGCCGAGACCCTCGCCACCGCCTACATCGCCGACATCCCGGGCATGGACAAGTTCGGCAGCCAGTCCTGGGCCGACGTCTGGGCCTTCGTACTCCTCATCCTCGTACTGCTGTTCAGGCCGCAGGGCCTGCTCGGCGAGCGCGTCGCGGACAGGGCGTGA
- a CDS encoding ABC transporter ATP-binding protein yields MTTDTTTKDTTPGAAAPGETVLDARGVTMRFGGLTAVRGVDLTVGAGEIVGLIGPNGAGKTTFFNCLTGLYVPTEGEVRYKGNVLPPKSFKVTAAGIARTFQNIRLFANMTVLENVLVGRHTRTKEGFWSAVLRGPGFHKAEKASRDRAMELLAFVGLDHKAEHLARNLPYGEQRKLEIARALASEPGLLLLDEPTAGMNPQETRTTEELVFAIRDMGIAVLVIEHDMRFIFNLCDRVAVLVQGEKLIEGDSATVQGDERVVAAYLGEPFENAPGAEEAAEVEAAEAHAEPTTDAAPGKENDR; encoded by the coding sequence ATGACCACCGACACCACCACCAAGGACACCACCCCCGGCGCCGCCGCGCCCGGCGAGACCGTCCTCGACGCCCGCGGCGTGACCATGCGCTTCGGCGGCCTCACCGCCGTACGCGGCGTCGACCTCACCGTCGGCGCCGGCGAGATCGTCGGCCTCATCGGCCCCAACGGCGCCGGCAAGACCACCTTCTTCAACTGCCTGACCGGCCTGTACGTCCCCACCGAGGGCGAAGTCCGGTACAAGGGCAACGTCCTGCCGCCCAAGTCCTTCAAGGTCACCGCGGCCGGCATCGCACGCACCTTCCAGAACATCCGGCTCTTCGCCAACATGACCGTCCTGGAGAACGTGCTCGTCGGCCGGCACACCCGCACCAAAGAGGGCTTCTGGTCCGCCGTACTGCGCGGCCCCGGCTTCCACAAGGCCGAAAAGGCCTCCCGGGACCGGGCCATGGAACTGCTGGCGTTCGTCGGCCTCGACCACAAGGCCGAGCACCTCGCCCGCAACCTGCCCTACGGCGAACAGCGCAAGCTGGAGATCGCCCGCGCCCTGGCCAGCGAGCCCGGACTGCTCCTGCTCGACGAACCGACGGCCGGCATGAACCCCCAGGAGACCCGGACCACCGAGGAACTGGTCTTCGCCATCCGCGACATGGGCATCGCCGTCCTCGTCATCGAGCACGACATGCGCTTCATCTTCAACCTGTGCGACCGCGTGGCCGTGCTCGTACAGGGCGAGAAGCTCATCGAAGGCGACAGCGCGACCGTCCAGGGCGACGAACGGGTGGTCGCGGCCTACCTCGGCGAACCCTTCGAGAACGCACCCGGCGCCGAGGAAGCGGCCGAGGTGGAGGCCGCCGAGGCCCACGCCGAGCCCACCACGGACGCCGCGCCCGGCAAGGAGAACGACCGATGA
- a CDS encoding bifunctional metallophosphatase/5'-nucleotidase, which translates to MPLNRRKFLKKSAATGAGVAIAGAAAAPAAEAAQLTKPGHPVKRYSLTVMGTTDLHGHVFNWDYFKDAEYADKAGNAMGLARISTLVEQVRKEKGRCNTLLLDAGDTIQGTPLTYYYAKVDPITAKGGPVHPMAQAMNAIGYDAAALGNHEFNYGIETLRKFEDQLDFPLLGANAVDARTLKPAFPPYFMKTFHVPGAKPVKVAVLGLTNPGIAIWDKAYVQGRLAFPGLEEQAAKWVPKLKSMGADVVVVSAHSGTSGTSSYGDQVPYVENAAANVAKKVPGIDAILVGHAHVEIPELKVVNEQTGRTVVLSEPLCYAERLTVFDIELVFGKGRWEVESVSASLRNSNSVADDPKITKLLTDEHQKVVAYVNQVVGRATETLTTAEARYKDAPIIDLITKVQEDVVKAALAGTAYASLPVIAQASPFSRTSEIPAGEVTIRDLSSLYVYDNTLVAKLLTGAQVRAYLEYSAEYYVQTAADAAVDVEKLTNAGGRPDYNYDYVSGLSYDIDIAQPAGSRIRNLTFGGAALEDDRQFVLAVNNYRANGGGAFPHVATAKELWSESTEIRTRIAEWVTAKGVLDPKEFASVDWRLVRDGKPVF; encoded by the coding sequence ATGCCGTTGAACCGCCGGAAGTTCCTGAAGAAGTCCGCCGCCACCGGAGCGGGAGTGGCGATCGCCGGTGCGGCGGCGGCCCCGGCGGCCGAGGCGGCTCAGCTCACGAAGCCCGGGCACCCCGTGAAGCGGTACTCCCTCACCGTCATGGGCACCACCGACCTGCACGGGCACGTCTTCAACTGGGACTACTTCAAGGACGCGGAGTACGCCGACAAGGCGGGCAACGCGATGGGTCTCGCCCGGATCTCCACCCTCGTCGAACAGGTGCGCAAGGAGAAGGGCCGCTGCAACACCCTGCTGCTGGACGCCGGTGACACCATCCAGGGCACCCCGCTGACCTACTACTACGCCAAGGTCGACCCGATCACCGCCAAGGGCGGCCCGGTGCACCCGATGGCGCAGGCGATGAACGCGATCGGATACGACGCGGCGGCCCTCGGCAACCACGAGTTCAACTACGGCATCGAGACGCTGCGGAAGTTCGAGGACCAGCTCGACTTCCCGCTGCTCGGCGCGAACGCGGTGGACGCCAGGACGCTCAAGCCCGCCTTCCCGCCGTACTTCATGAAGACCTTCCACGTGCCGGGCGCCAAGCCGGTCAAGGTCGCGGTGCTCGGCCTGACCAACCCGGGCATCGCGATCTGGGACAAGGCCTACGTCCAGGGCAGGCTGGCGTTCCCGGGCCTGGAGGAGCAGGCCGCCAAGTGGGTGCCGAAGCTGAAGTCGATGGGCGCGGACGTGGTCGTCGTCTCCGCGCACTCGGGCACCTCGGGCACCTCGTCGTACGGCGACCAGGTGCCGTACGTGGAGAACGCGGCGGCGAACGTGGCCAAGAAGGTGCCCGGGATCGACGCGATCCTGGTCGGCCATGCGCACGTGGAGATCCCGGAACTGAAGGTCGTCAACGAGCAGACCGGCAGGACGGTCGTGCTGTCGGAGCCGCTGTGCTACGCCGAGCGGCTCACCGTCTTCGACATCGAGCTGGTGTTCGGCAAGGGCCGCTGGGAGGTCGAGTCGGTCTCCGCCTCCCTGCGCAACTCCAACTCCGTCGCCGACGACCCGAAGATCACCAAGCTGCTCACCGACGAGCACCAGAAGGTCGTCGCGTACGTCAACCAGGTCGTGGGCCGGGCCACCGAGACCCTGACGACCGCCGAGGCCCGCTACAAGGACGCCCCGATCATCGACCTGATCACCAAGGTCCAGGAGGACGTGGTCAAGGCGGCGCTCGCGGGCACCGCGTACGCCTCGCTGCCGGTGATCGCCCAGGCCTCGCCGTTCTCCCGGACCTCCGAGATCCCGGCCGGCGAGGTCACCATCCGGGACCTGTCGAGCCTGTACGTCTACGACAACACGCTGGTCGCCAAGTTGCTGACGGGCGCCCAGGTGCGTGCCTACCTGGAGTACTCGGCGGAGTACTACGTCCAGACGGCCGCCGATGCCGCGGTCGACGTCGAGAAGCTGACCAACGCCGGTGGCCGTCCGGACTACAACTACGACTACGTCTCGGGTCTGTCGTACGACATCGACATCGCCCAGCCGGCCGGGTCGCGGATCAGGAACCTGACCTTCGGCGGGGCGGCGCTGGAGGACGACCGGCAGTTCGTGCTCGCCGTGAACAACTACCGGGCCAACGGCGGCGGTGCCTTCCCGCACGTCGCCACGGCCAAGGAGCTGTGGTCGGAGTCGACGGAGATCCGGACCCGGATCGCGGAGTGGGTGACCGCGAAGGGTGTCCTGGACCCGAAGGAGTTCGCGTCGGTGGACTGGAGGCTGGTGCGCGACGGCAAGCCGGTCTTCTAG
- a CDS encoding ABC transporter ATP-binding protein codes for MTALLEVEDLRVAYGKIEAVKGISFKVEAGQVVTLIGTNGAGKTTTLRTLSGLLKPVGGQIRFNGRSLKKVPAHQVVSLGLAHSPEGRHIFPRMSIEDNLRLGAFLRNDKPGIEKDIQRAYDLFPILGERRKQAAGTLSGGEQQMLAMGRALMSQPKLLMLDEPSMGLSPIMMQKIMATIAELKAQGTTILLVEQNAQAALSLADQGHVMEVGNIVLSGTGQDLLHDESVRKAYLGED; via the coding sequence ATGACCGCACTGCTGGAAGTCGAGGACCTGAGAGTCGCCTACGGCAAGATCGAGGCCGTCAAGGGCATCTCCTTCAAGGTCGAGGCCGGTCAGGTCGTCACCCTCATCGGCACCAACGGCGCCGGCAAGACCACCACCCTGCGCACACTGTCCGGCCTGCTGAAGCCGGTCGGCGGACAGATCAGGTTCAACGGCAGGTCACTGAAGAAGGTCCCGGCCCACCAGGTGGTCTCGCTGGGCCTCGCCCACTCCCCCGAGGGGCGGCACATCTTCCCGCGCATGAGCATCGAGGACAACCTGCGCCTCGGCGCGTTCCTGCGCAACGACAAGCCGGGCATCGAGAAGGACATCCAGCGCGCCTACGACCTCTTCCCCATCCTCGGGGAGCGGCGCAAGCAGGCCGCGGGCACCCTCTCCGGCGGTGAGCAGCAGATGCTGGCGATGGGCAGGGCACTGATGTCCCAGCCGAAGCTGCTGATGCTGGACGAGCCGTCGATGGGTCTGTCGCCGATCATGATGCAGAAGATCATGGCGACGATCGCCGAGCTGAAGGCACAGGGCACCACGATCCTGCTGGTCGAGCAGAACGCCCAGGCGGCGCTCTCCCTCGCCGACCAGGGTCACGTCATGGAGGTCGGCAACATCGTCCTGTCCGGCACGGGACAGGACCTGCTGCACGACGAGTCGGTCCGCAAGGCCTACCTCGGCGAGGACTGA
- a CDS encoding branched-chain amino acid ABC transporter substrate-binding protein, translating to MRQRSLIAITAALAAGALTLTACGSRDSGDKGSDSGNGGTTVVIGVDAPLTGDLSAMGLGIKNSADLAVRNANKQQLVKGVTFKIDARDDQAQPSAGQQNASSFVSDKNVLGVVGPLNSSVAESMQKVFDDAKLVQVSPANTGPALTQGPDWQNKKVRPYKAYFRTATTDAIQGPFAAQYVYNTAKKKKVFVIDDKKTYGSGLAATFTTEFKKLGGKVVGTEHINPDAKDFSAIATKVKNSGAQVVYYGGEYPQAGPLSKQIKAAGAKIPLVGGDGVKDDTYMKLAGSEATGDLATSVGAPVEDLPSAKQFVADYKAAGYKEEYSAYGGYAYDSAWAVIEAVKKVADANGGKLPTDARAKITEAMQGVSFDGVTGKVSFDEFGDATNKQLTVYAVKNGAWVPVKSGTYTG from the coding sequence GTGCGTCAACGTTCGCTTATCGCCATCACCGCCGCGCTGGCGGCGGGAGCGCTCACCCTCACCGCCTGCGGCTCGCGCGACAGCGGCGACAAGGGCTCGGACTCCGGCAACGGCGGCACCACCGTCGTCATCGGTGTCGACGCCCCCCTGACCGGCGACCTGTCCGCCATGGGCCTCGGCATCAAGAACTCGGCGGACCTCGCCGTCCGGAACGCCAACAAGCAGCAGCTGGTCAAGGGCGTCACCTTCAAGATCGACGCCCGCGACGACCAGGCCCAGCCGTCCGCCGGCCAGCAGAACGCCTCCAGCTTCGTCTCGGACAAGAACGTCCTCGGCGTCGTCGGCCCGCTGAACTCCTCGGTCGCCGAGTCCATGCAGAAGGTCTTCGACGACGCCAAGCTCGTCCAGGTCTCCCCCGCCAACACCGGCCCGGCCCTGACCCAGGGCCCGGACTGGCAGAACAAGAAGGTCCGCCCGTACAAGGCGTACTTCCGCACCGCGACCACGGACGCCATCCAGGGCCCGTTCGCCGCGCAGTACGTCTACAACACCGCCAAGAAGAAGAAGGTCTTCGTCATCGACGACAAGAAGACCTACGGCTCCGGCCTCGCCGCGACCTTCACCACCGAGTTCAAGAAGCTCGGCGGCAAGGTGGTCGGCACCGAGCACATCAACCCGGACGCCAAGGACTTCTCCGCGATCGCCACCAAGGTCAAGAACTCCGGCGCCCAGGTCGTCTACTACGGCGGCGAGTACCCGCAGGCCGGCCCGCTCAGCAAGCAGATCAAGGCCGCCGGTGCCAAGATCCCGCTGGTCGGCGGCGACGGCGTCAAGGACGACACCTACATGAAGCTGGCGGGCTCCGAGGCCACCGGCGACCTCGCCACCTCCGTCGGCGCCCCCGTCGAGGACCTCCCCTCCGCCAAGCAGTTCGTGGCCGACTACAAGGCCGCCGGCTACAAGGAGGAGTACTCCGCCTACGGCGGCTACGCCTACGACTCCGCCTGGGCGGTCATCGAGGCCGTGAAGAAGGTCGCCGACGCCAACGGCGGCAAGCTGCCCACCGACGCCCGCGCCAAGATCACCGAGGCCATGCAGGGCGTGTCCTTCGACGGCGTGACCGGCAAGGTCTCGTTCGACGAGTTCGGCGACGCCACCAACAAGCAGCTGACCGTGTACGCCGTGAAGAACGGTGCCTGGGTTCCCGTCAAGTCCGGTACCTACACCGGCTGA
- a CDS encoding Tat pathway signal sequence domain protein — protein sequence MSGIGPPEPGEGTRAWDDRQPDDALPAGRTRTALAAWYVRHRRIALALAAAAVLLGGGGYLYATRPQQPHPERRPAQVPYPAQVVDVTYLDARPPPAGAPPRSFSFAVLVSVASGPPVTVTRVSQPYAGLSLTTEPPAPFRTRADSARKITITMHVTDCEKAPRSAGLPFLDVTLRNTRAIQTQSFIPGARYAQDLSHALEVACSNRTR from the coding sequence ATGAGCGGCATCGGCCCGCCGGAGCCCGGCGAGGGCACGCGCGCGTGGGACGACCGGCAGCCGGACGACGCGCTCCCGGCCGGCCGGACGCGTACCGCCCTGGCCGCCTGGTACGTCCGCCACCGGCGGATCGCCCTCGCCCTCGCCGCCGCGGCCGTCCTCCTGGGAGGCGGCGGCTACCTCTACGCCACGCGGCCGCAGCAGCCGCACCCGGAGCGCAGGCCCGCGCAGGTGCCGTACCCCGCCCAAGTGGTGGACGTGACCTACCTCGACGCCCGGCCCCCTCCGGCGGGCGCCCCGCCGCGCAGCTTCAGCTTCGCCGTGCTGGTGAGCGTGGCCTCGGGGCCACCGGTCACCGTGACCCGGGTGAGCCAGCCGTACGCGGGGCTGTCGCTGACCACGGAGCCGCCTGCCCCGTTCCGAACCCGGGCGGATTCCGCCCGCAAGATCACAATAACCATGCACGTGACGGATTGCGAAAAAGCCCCCAGGAGCGCCGGGCTACCTTTCCTGGACGTAACTCTGCGTAATACCCGTGCAATACAGACGCAGAGCTTCATCCCGGGGGCACGCTACGCACAGGACCTCTCCCACGCCCTGGAAGTAGCCTGCAGCAACAGAACCAGGTAA